Proteins from a single region of Weeksella virosa DSM 16922:
- a CDS encoding Gfo/Idh/MocA family protein, with protein MLKVGVIGAGHLGKIHLKLLNQSSHYQLVGFYDSCVENGKSVSEEFGYRYFGSMDDLMDAVDVIDIVTPTLSHYEVAKKALEKNKHIFIEKPVTHTLEEADELLKMVKEKGLKAQVGHVERFNPAYIAAFPYINEPLFIETHRLAEFNPRGTDVPVVLDLMIHDLDIILSIVKSEIKSIHSSGVSVISNTPDIANARIEFVNGCVVNISTSRMSLKNMRKMRVFQRNAYISIDFLNKKTEIIKMHKAPENPSEYAMIWENDKGDRREISFEHPKIEANNAILDELESFANSIENGAPIKVSLQDGRNALKVALEIIDYFEKSQESIKNQTIIKE; from the coding sequence ATGTTAAAAGTAGGAGTAATTGGCGCTGGCCATTTGGGAAAAATCCACCTAAAATTACTCAATCAATCTAGCCACTACCAATTGGTTGGCTTTTATGATAGTTGTGTAGAAAACGGGAAGAGTGTTAGCGAAGAGTTTGGCTATCGTTATTTCGGGTCGATGGATGATTTGATGGATGCAGTGGATGTGATAGACATCGTTACACCAACGCTTTCGCATTATGAAGTTGCCAAAAAAGCACTCGAAAAAAACAAACATATCTTTATAGAAAAACCGGTAACCCATACGTTAGAAGAAGCCGATGAATTGCTGAAAATGGTAAAAGAAAAAGGACTCAAAGCGCAAGTAGGCCATGTTGAACGTTTCAATCCTGCTTATATAGCTGCTTTTCCTTATATCAACGAACCTTTGTTCATCGAAACACACCGCTTAGCAGAATTCAATCCGCGCGGAACAGATGTTCCTGTGGTATTGGATTTGATGATTCATGATTTGGATATCATCCTGTCGATTGTAAAATCGGAAATCAAATCTATTCATTCCTCAGGCGTTTCTGTGATCAGCAATACACCCGATATTGCTAATGCCCGAATCGAGTTCGTAAATGGTTGTGTGGTCAACATCTCAACAAGCCGAATGTCTTTAAAAAACATGCGTAAAATGCGTGTTTTTCAACGAAATGCATATATTTCTATTGACTTTCTGAACAAGAAAACCGAAATTATTAAAATGCACAAAGCACCCGAAAACCCTAGTGAATATGCTATGATTTGGGAAAACGATAAAGGAGATCGACGAGAAATTAGCTTCGAGCATCCGAAAATAGAAGCAAATAATGCTATATTGGATGAGTTGGAAAGTTTTGCAAATTCGATCGAAAACGGAGCGCCTATCAAGGTTAGTTTACAAGACGGTCGTAATGCCCTGAAAGTTGCTCTGGAAATTATTGATTATTTTGAAAAATCTCAAGAATCGATTAAAAATCAAACCATTATAAAAGAATAA
- a CDS encoding polysaccharide deacetylase family protein has translation MWHKKSIFPFYHTVSDQDLPYIRHLYPLKNIDQFQRELDYFQQHYTSISLQELIESKNSQEGVKENCFHLSFDDGLKECQTHIAPILKERGLHATFFINPNFIDNQAVFYRYKVALLLEKNPSEIQRKKLLKLQIHDEPLIDSLIEQYKISLSDWDIYMNMSDLQDLLDDGFSLGGHSMNHPFYQFLNLEEQLSESTESVDYIQQKFGLDYRVFSFPFTDYGVKQDFFEIFDAQLTFGTAGIKDDSVATNIQRLPMDNCIGNPSYFVLKNVVSYWIKKSIHRETVQHF, from the coding sequence ATGTGGCATAAAAAATCGATATTCCCTTTTTATCACACGGTATCTGATCAAGATTTACCTTATATCCGGCATTTGTATCCGTTGAAAAACATAGATCAATTTCAGCGAGAATTAGACTATTTTCAGCAACATTACACGTCGATTTCTTTACAAGAATTAATCGAATCTAAAAATTCACAAGAAGGAGTAAAGGAGAATTGTTTTCATTTGAGTTTCGATGATGGGCTAAAAGAATGTCAGACCCATATTGCTCCGATTCTGAAGGAGAGAGGCTTGCATGCTACTTTTTTTATTAATCCTAATTTTATCGATAATCAAGCAGTTTTTTATCGGTACAAAGTTGCTTTATTGTTAGAGAAAAACCCTTCAGAAATTCAACGCAAAAAGCTTTTGAAGCTACAAATTCATGATGAGCCTTTGATTGATTCTTTGATTGAACAATATAAAATTTCCTTGTCAGATTGGGATATTTATATGAATATGAGTGATCTACAAGATTTGCTAGACGATGGATTTTCTCTTGGTGGGCATTCGATGAATCATCCTTTTTATCAGTTTCTAAACTTAGAAGAACAGTTGAGTGAAAGCACAGAAAGCGTAGATTATATTCAACAAAAATTCGGGTTGGATTATCGAGTGTTCTCTTTTCCTTTTACCGATTATGGTGTTAAGCAAGACTTCTTCGAGATTTTTGATGCGCAATTAACCTTTGGTACAGCAGGCATAAAAGACGATAGTGTTGCAACGAATATTCAACGTTTACCAATGGATAATTGTATCGGAAATCCAAGTTATTTTGTGTTGAAAAATGTAGTATCTTACTGGATCAAAAAATCTATACATCGTGAAACTGTTCAGCATTTCTAA
- a CDS encoding GNAT family N-acetyltransferase produces MVTIHTLKKKDLLEFYNSDFYRKLMHVPFTPFRLWSYLENPFSVQEDFVLYFIVVDNQIVSYRIVLHDLVYFTEKIIWSSGNWTHPDYRRKGFSELLLNKIEKDYPHQLMVLTRTPGSAKLYQNREKYYFIHDIKSTELYLSFSFLEKKFPTKISKVLNWFYHFITPTKNEKFTFQQSSLDQKTEAFLQEKSKNELFPLSTKKLQWIFQFPWLSTNPSDEIHQKFDFSFIDPTFHLAAFELRENDELTAFVVRAIRQKTYFLHYIYYNSDEQANEIVDNIIAEIEKDKLHSVVIRNPLIEFLLTRKLRVILKRPYKNFLFIDQKLIEKHPDLLHRNRQHGIGEIIFT; encoded by the coding sequence TTGGTAACAATACACACACTGAAAAAGAAGGATTTGTTAGAGTTCTATAATTCAGATTTTTATAGAAAATTAATGCATGTACCCTTCACGCCGTTTCGTTTATGGTCTTATTTAGAAAACCCGTTTTCTGTACAAGAAGATTTTGTGTTGTACTTTATAGTTGTTGATAATCAGATTGTTAGTTATAGAATTGTCTTGCATGATTTGGTTTATTTTACCGAAAAAATAATTTGGTCTAGTGGAAATTGGACACATCCAGATTACCGAAGAAAAGGTTTTTCTGAGCTGTTGTTGAACAAAATAGAAAAAGATTATCCGCATCAATTAATGGTGTTAACACGAACGCCAGGTTCGGCGAAATTGTATCAAAATAGAGAGAAATATTACTTTATTCACGATATAAAATCAACTGAATTGTATCTGAGTTTTAGTTTTTTAGAAAAGAAATTTCCTACGAAAATAAGTAAAGTCCTTAATTGGTTTTATCATTTTATTACGCCTACAAAAAATGAAAAATTTACTTTTCAGCAATCGAGTTTAGATCAAAAAACCGAAGCATTTTTACAAGAAAAATCAAAAAACGAATTATTTCCGTTGTCGACAAAAAAGCTGCAATGGATTTTTCAATTTCCTTGGCTATCTACAAATCCTAGTGATGAAATTCATCAAAAATTCGACTTTAGTTTTATCGATCCTACCTTTCATTTAGCAGCTTTCGAATTACGTGAAAATGACGAACTAACTGCTTTTGTAGTACGAGCTATTCGGCAAAAAACATACTTTTTGCACTATATTTATTACAATTCTGATGAGCAAGCAAATGAAATTGTGGACAACATCATCGCCGAAATTGAAAAAGATAAACTACATTCGGTGGTGATTCGCAATCCATTAATTGAGTTTCTTCTTACAAGAAAATTAAGAGTAATCCTAAAAAGACCGTATAAAAATTTTCTTTTTATCGATCAAAAATTAATAGAAAAACATCCCGACTTGTTACATAGAAATAGGCAACATGGGATCGGAGAAATTATTTTTACATAG
- a CDS encoding NADP-dependent isocitrate dehydrogenase: MSKSKIFYTLTDEAPMLATHSFLPIVKAFTKSADVEIAVPDISLAGRILANFSSYLKDDQKVADALIELGELATKPEANIIKLPNISASIPQLEGAIAELQAKGYAVPNYPAEPKNEEEKAIKAQYAKVLGSAVNPVLREGNSDRRAPKAVKNYAKANPHRMGDWTKDSQTDVAHMDHGDFYGTETSTTIENATKFRIVFKSIDGKEEVLKDFAPLQAGEVIDSSVMNINALKEFVKSAIGEAEKRNVLLSAHLKATMMKISDPIIFGAIVETYFSDVFAKYAETFKSLDISPNNGLAGLFEKIKGNPQEEEIKADIAKTIENGPRLAMVNSDKGITNFHVPSDVIVDASMAALVRGGGKMWNKDGNEEDTIAIIPDRSYAGFYQSVIDDMKANGKLDPTTMGSVPNVGLMAQKAEEYGSHDKTFQAQANGTIEVQSEDGAVLLSQKVEKGDIFRMCQTKDAPIQDWVKLAVNRSRLSETPAIFWLDKERAHDREIIKKVEKYLGDHDTKGLDIRIMDVKDAMTETLKRAREGKDTISVSGNVLRDYLTDLFPILELGTSAKMLSIVPLMNGGGLFETGAGGSAPKHVQQFVEEGYLRWDSLGEFLALQASLEHLAQTQNNPKAQILADALDQANAEFLSTNKSPGRKLGTIDNRGSHFYLAMYWAKALAEQTKDEELAKLFAPIAAKMKEQEDKINEELIGAQGKPQDIGGYYKTDFSKTDAAMRPSATLNEIIQSI; this comes from the coding sequence ATGTCGAAATCAAAAATTTTTTACACCCTTACGGATGAAGCACCGATGTTAGCTACACACTCTTTTTTACCGATTGTGAAAGCCTTTACGAAATCTGCTGATGTCGAAATTGCTGTGCCAGATATTTCATTAGCTGGGCGAATTTTAGCCAACTTTTCATCCTATCTAAAAGATGACCAGAAAGTAGCCGATGCATTGATCGAGTTGGGTGAATTGGCCACAAAACCAGAAGCCAATATCATCAAATTACCAAATATTTCTGCTTCTATACCTCAGTTAGAGGGAGCTATTGCAGAATTACAGGCCAAAGGGTATGCAGTGCCAAATTATCCGGCGGAACCTAAAAATGAAGAGGAAAAAGCGATTAAAGCACAATATGCAAAAGTTTTAGGAAGTGCTGTAAATCCTGTATTGCGTGAAGGAAACTCTGACCGTCGTGCACCAAAAGCAGTGAAAAATTATGCCAAAGCAAATCCTCACCGCATGGGCGATTGGACAAAAGATAGCCAAACAGATGTAGCGCATATGGATCATGGTGATTTTTACGGGACCGAAACTTCTACCACCATAGAAAATGCAACGAAATTTCGTATTGTTTTTAAAAGCATAGATGGAAAAGAAGAAGTCCTGAAGGATTTTGCTCCTTTGCAAGCCGGAGAAGTAATCGATTCATCTGTGATGAATATTAATGCACTGAAAGAATTTGTAAAAAGTGCAATTGGCGAAGCCGAGAAAAGAAATGTTTTGCTTTCTGCTCACTTGAAAGCGACAATGATGAAAATCTCTGACCCAATAATTTTTGGAGCAATTGTAGAAACCTATTTTTCTGATGTTTTTGCAAAATATGCAGAAACTTTCAAGTCATTGGATATCAGTCCGAACAACGGATTGGCCGGACTTTTCGAGAAAATCAAAGGTAATCCTCAAGAAGAAGAAATCAAAGCAGATATTGCTAAAACAATCGAGAATGGACCACGTTTGGCAATGGTAAATTCAGATAAAGGAATTACCAATTTTCATGTTCCATCAGATGTGATTGTTGATGCATCTATGGCCGCCTTGGTTCGCGGAGGTGGAAAAATGTGGAACAAAGATGGAAACGAAGAAGACACCATTGCGATTATTCCTGATCGTTCGTACGCAGGTTTCTATCAGTCGGTGATTGATGATATGAAAGCGAACGGAAAATTAGATCCTACGACAATGGGTTCTGTCCCGAATGTTGGTTTGATGGCTCAAAAAGCTGAAGAATACGGATCGCACGATAAAACTTTCCAAGCACAAGCAAACGGTACAATCGAAGTTCAGTCAGAAGACGGAGCAGTTCTTTTATCACAAAAAGTAGAAAAAGGTGATATCTTCAGAATGTGTCAAACCAAAGATGCACCAATACAAGACTGGGTAAAATTAGCGGTTAACCGCTCTCGCTTATCAGAAACACCCGCTATTTTCTGGTTAGATAAAGAACGTGCACACGATAGAGAAATCATCAAAAAAGTAGAAAAATACTTAGGAGACCATGATACAAAAGGTTTGGATATTCGCATTATGGATGTAAAAGATGCCATGACCGAAACCTTGAAGCGTGCGCGCGAAGGAAAAGATACTATTTCTGTTTCTGGAAATGTTTTACGTGATTATCTCACAGATCTTTTCCCAATCTTAGAATTAGGTACATCTGCAAAAATGTTATCAATCGTTCCGTTAATGAACGGTGGTGGACTTTTCGAAACCGGAGCAGGAGGTTCAGCCCCAAAACACGTACAACAATTCGTAGAAGAAGGCTATTTACGTTGGGACTCTTTAGGAGAATTTTTAGCGCTTCAAGCTTCATTAGAACATTTGGCACAAACCCAAAATAATCCGAAGGCACAAATCTTGGCAGATGCTCTAGATCAGGCAAATGCAGAGTTTTTATCAACCAATAAATCACCAGGTAGAAAACTAGGAACTATCGATAACCGTGGTTCTCATTTCTATTTAGCAATGTATTGGGCAAAAGCTTTAGCAGAGCAAACCAAAGACGAAGAGTTGGCTAAATTGTTTGCACCAATTGCTGCAAAAATGAAAGAACAAGAAGACAAAATCAATGAAGAATTGATTGGTGCACAAGGTAAACCACAAGATATTGGCGGATATTACAAAACCGATTTCTCGAAAACCGATGCTGCAATGCGCCCTTCGGCAACACTGAACGAAATCATTCAATCTATCTAA
- the leuS gene encoding leucine--tRNA ligase translates to MQYNPSEIEPKWQQYWFDHKTFQAKNQSDKTKYYVLDMFPYPSGAGLHVGHPLGYIASDIYARYKRLKGYNVLHPMGYDSFGLPAEQYAIQTGQHPAITTIVNIEGGVDKQGNTIPGYDKQLKRLGLGYDWDREIRTSNPNFYKWTQWIFNQLFDSYYNLSTNKAESICRLINEFSTNGNTQINAVCDEDTPQFSAEDWKNYTEKQQQEILLKYRLTFLAEAEVNWCPDLGTVLANDEVINGLSERGGFPVIRKKMTQWMMRITAYADRLLTDLDTIDWPEPIKEAQRNWIGKSKGASVLFSIEGNEEQIEVFTTRPDTIFGVSYVTLAPEHPLVQKITTSDNRKKVEEYVEQTTKRSERERLSDVKHISGEFTGAYAIHPITQEKLPIWIGDYVLASYGTGAVMAVPAGDDRDYAFAKHFDLPIRPIFENHDLQEAAFTEKGNFKLINSDFLDGLDYPQAIEKIVHFLEDKNIGKGKTNFRLRDAVFSRQRYWGEPVPAYFKDGVPYTIPTEALPVILPEVDEYLPTKEGEPPLGRATKWAFDTLNKEVVENHLIDNKTIFPIELNTMPGWAGSSWYWMRYMDPDNENEFVSKDAVEYWQNVDLYIGGSEHATGHLLYSRFWQKFMFDKGWAPTQEYAMKLINQGMILGVSAFVYRIQGSNTFVSYSLKDQYQVTPIHVDVSLLKDGTDELDIEKFCTWREEYQDAEFILEEEKYITGREVEKMSKSKFNVLNPDIICEQYGADSLRLYEMFLGPLEQSKPWNTQGISGVHSFLKKFWRLYHSGENDSFYVSEDEPTKEEYKILHQAIKKVDEDVNSFSFNTSVSTFMITVNELGKLKTNKRAILEPLAIILSPYAPHIAEELWHKLGYTSSIAHADFPIFDEKWLIADSKEYPVSFNGKMKFLLELPLSLSKDEIQEIVMKDARTQKQLRDRTPKKIIIVPGKIINIVG, encoded by the coding sequence ATGCAATACAATCCTTCAGAAATAGAACCAAAATGGCAGCAGTACTGGTTTGATCACAAAACATTTCAGGCAAAGAATCAGTCGGATAAGACTAAATATTATGTTTTGGATATGTTTCCTTACCCTTCCGGAGCAGGTTTGCATGTTGGTCATCCATTAGGGTATATTGCGTCTGATATTTATGCACGCTACAAACGACTAAAAGGCTATAATGTTCTTCACCCGATGGGCTACGATTCGTTCGGTTTACCAGCCGAGCAATACGCTATACAAACAGGTCAACATCCAGCAATCACAACAATTGTAAATATAGAAGGTGGAGTAGATAAACAAGGAAACACCATTCCTGGGTACGATAAACAGCTGAAGCGTTTGGGGCTTGGGTATGATTGGGATCGAGAAATTAGAACCTCTAATCCCAATTTTTATAAATGGACACAATGGATATTTAATCAGCTTTTTGATAGTTATTACAATCTTTCTACCAATAAAGCAGAATCTATTTGCCGTCTAATCAATGAGTTTTCTACAAATGGTAACACCCAAATAAATGCAGTTTGTGATGAAGATACGCCACAGTTTTCTGCCGAAGACTGGAAAAACTACACAGAAAAACAACAGCAAGAAATACTCCTAAAATACCGTCTAACCTTTTTGGCAGAAGCCGAAGTCAATTGGTGTCCAGATTTAGGAACTGTGTTGGCAAATGATGAGGTAATCAATGGTTTATCTGAAAGAGGAGGTTTCCCAGTTATCAGAAAAAAAATGACCCAATGGATGATGAGAATCACGGCGTATGCAGATCGCTTATTGACCGATTTGGATACCATCGATTGGCCAGAACCTATCAAAGAAGCTCAGCGTAATTGGATAGGAAAATCAAAGGGAGCCTCTGTGCTTTTTTCGATAGAAGGAAACGAAGAACAAATAGAAGTTTTTACTACTCGCCCTGATACTATTTTCGGTGTGAGTTATGTAACACTTGCGCCAGAACATCCATTGGTACAAAAAATTACCACTTCGGATAATAGAAAAAAAGTAGAGGAATATGTAGAACAAACCACAAAACGATCAGAGAGAGAACGTTTATCAGATGTTAAGCACATTAGCGGTGAATTTACAGGTGCATATGCTATTCATCCTATTACTCAAGAAAAATTGCCTATTTGGATAGGGGATTATGTGTTGGCATCTTACGGGACAGGGGCTGTAATGGCCGTGCCGGCAGGGGATGATCGTGATTACGCTTTTGCAAAACATTTCGATTTGCCGATTCGTCCAATTTTCGAAAATCATGACCTACAAGAAGCTGCTTTTACAGAGAAAGGAAACTTCAAACTAATCAACTCAGATTTTTTAGATGGATTAGACTATCCACAAGCTATAGAAAAAATTGTTCATTTTCTAGAGGATAAGAATATCGGAAAAGGAAAAACAAATTTCCGTTTGAGGGATGCAGTTTTTTCACGTCAACGCTATTGGGGAGAACCAGTACCAGCTTATTTCAAAGATGGTGTTCCGTACACTATACCAACCGAAGCTTTACCCGTCATCCTACCAGAAGTTGATGAATATTTACCAACCAAAGAAGGAGAGCCACCATTAGGTCGTGCAACCAAATGGGCGTTTGATACGCTGAACAAAGAAGTGGTCGAAAACCACTTGATAGATAATAAAACAATTTTCCCAATAGAACTGAATACGATGCCTGGTTGGGCAGGTTCTTCGTGGTATTGGATGCGGTATATGGATCCCGATAACGAAAATGAGTTTGTGAGCAAAGATGCGGTAGAGTATTGGCAAAATGTAGATCTGTATATCGGTGGATCCGAGCATGCAACAGGCCATTTATTGTATTCACGTTTTTGGCAAAAATTTATGTTCGATAAAGGATGGGCACCAACCCAAGAATATGCAATGAAGTTGATCAATCAAGGTATGATTTTAGGGGTTAGTGCTTTTGTATATCGCATACAAGGCAGTAACACTTTTGTCTCATATTCTCTGAAAGATCAATACCAAGTAACACCTATTCATGTTGATGTAAGCTTACTGAAAGATGGTACAGATGAGTTGGATATAGAAAAATTCTGTACATGGCGAGAAGAGTATCAGGACGCCGAATTTATCTTAGAAGAAGAGAAATACATTACAGGACGAGAAGTAGAGAAAATGTCGAAATCGAAGTTTAACGTGCTAAACCCAGATATAATATGTGAGCAGTATGGAGCCGATTCTCTTCGTTTGTACGAAATGTTTTTAGGACCACTTGAACAATCGAAACCTTGGAACACACAAGGGATCTCGGGAGTACACTCTTTTTTGAAAAAGTTTTGGCGTTTGTACCATTCGGGAGAAAATGATTCTTTTTATGTTTCAGAGGATGAACCAACCAAAGAAGAATACAAAATTCTGCATCAAGCCATAAAAAAAGTTGACGAAGATGTTAACAGTTTTTCGTTTAACACATCGGTTTCTACATTTATGATTACTGTGAACGAATTAGGAAAATTAAAAACCAATAAAAGAGCAATTCTAGAACCTTTGGCAATAATTTTATCGCCATATGCACCCCATATAGCCGAAGAATTGTGGCACAAACTAGGGTATACTTCGTCAATTGCACATGCAGATTTCCCGATTTTCGATGAAAAATGGTTGATTGCAGATAGCAAAGAATATCCTGTTTCTTTCAATGGTAAAATGAAATTTTTGCTCGAGCTTCCTTTGAGTTTGAGTAAGGATGAAATCCAAGAAATAGTGATGAAAGATGCACGCACCCAAAAACAATTGAGAGATCGAACCCCGAAAAAGATCATCATTGTGCCTGGAAAAATAATCAATATTGTAGGATAA
- a CDS encoding polysaccharide deacetylase family protein, giving the protein MYDKLCIYTEKLSPRIEYVFDFFNQTFLGLELVFVHQKEEFLQAEAYKINFSEHTFSELFQLKKDSFLLDNHIDSAVKFSDLHEIGKVFYCLSRYEEYLLLHDRLDEHQRFLGSEVDYSKPIVDQILLKILEDLMAFYPSIRPIEKSFVQINTHDVDFAWKYKNHSLAKQIKTFLRGCFYGDFRSIKEQFFVLNNLQKDPYDQFDYLREIAEKYGHDSIFFWLLGDTSTYDHNLSWQNLAHQKLIKQQASWAKIGIHPSYLSNRNPEKIKEEIQRLSIVLNRKIICSRQHFIKLHLPQTYKNLLQYEVEEDYTMGFAHRVGFRAGTAQPFFWFDLSTNSITTLKIFPFVAMDVTLRNYMKLSPVEACQLLLEYREKVKTVNGYFITLFHQSNFTNEWEKWREVYERIQYD; this is encoded by the coding sequence TTGTACGATAAACTCTGTATTTATACCGAAAAATTAAGTCCAAGAATCGAGTATGTATTCGATTTCTTCAACCAAACTTTTTTAGGATTAGAACTAGTTTTCGTACATCAAAAAGAAGAGTTTTTACAAGCCGAAGCTTATAAAATTAATTTTTCTGAACATACTTTTTCTGAGCTATTTCAGTTGAAAAAAGATAGTTTCCTGCTAGACAATCACATCGATTCTGCAGTAAAATTCTCTGATTTGCATGAGATAGGAAAAGTCTTTTATTGCCTTTCTAGATACGAAGAATATTTGTTACTCCATGATAGGTTGGATGAGCATCAAAGGTTTTTAGGTTCTGAAGTAGATTATTCTAAACCAATTGTTGATCAAATATTATTAAAAATACTAGAAGATTTAATGGCATTTTATCCAAGTATTCGCCCGATTGAAAAATCTTTTGTGCAAATCAATACCCACGATGTAGATTTTGCTTGGAAATATAAAAACCACTCCTTAGCCAAACAAATAAAAACCTTTTTGAGGGGTTGTTTTTATGGGGATTTTAGATCGATAAAAGAACAGTTCTTCGTACTGAATAATTTGCAAAAAGATCCCTACGATCAGTTCGATTACCTAAGAGAAATAGCCGAAAAATATGGACATGATTCTATCTTTTTTTGGCTGTTGGGTGATACTTCAACCTATGATCATAATCTAAGTTGGCAAAATTTAGCACATCAAAAATTGATTAAACAACAAGCAAGTTGGGCAAAAATAGGGATACATCCATCTTATTTATCCAACCGAAATCCAGAAAAAATAAAAGAGGAAATTCAACGATTATCGATTGTTTTGAATCGGAAAATAATTTGTTCTCGACAACATTTCATCAAATTACATTTGCCCCAAACCTATAAGAACTTGCTCCAATACGAAGTGGAAGAGGACTATACAATGGGTTTTGCTCATAGGGTGGGATTTCGCGCCGGCACTGCACAACCATTTTTTTGGTTCGATTTATCGACGAATTCTATCACAACCCTCAAAATATTTCCGTTTGTTGCAATGGATGTGACCCTGAGAAATTACATGAAACTTTCACCAGTAGAGGCTTGTCAATTATTATTGGAGTATAGAGAAAAAGTGAAGACGGTGAATGGGTATTTTATAACATTATTTCATCAGTCGAATTTTACCAATGAATGGGAAAAATGGCGAGAAGTTTATGAGCGAATTCAATATGATTAA
- a CDS encoding 3-hydroxyacyl-CoA dehydrogenase family protein — protein MKNITVIGAGTMGNGIAHVFAQSGFSVHLVDISQENLDRGLKTIETNLDRMIAREKISEADKQQTLSNITTFTDISEAVKEVELVVEAATENLDLKLKIFQQLDEAAPEKAILATNTSSISITKIASVTKRPKQVIGMHFMNPVPVMKLVEIIRGYETCDDVTKAIMTLSDKLGKIPVEVNDYPGFIANRILMPMINEAIYSLYEGVAGVREIDEVMKLGMAHPMGPLQLADFIGLDVCLSILNVLYDGFKNPKYAPCPLLVNMVVAGKKGVKSGEGFYDYSESKKAEKIAAQFSK, from the coding sequence ATGAAAAACATTACCGTAATTGGAGCGGGAACAATGGGAAATGGGATTGCACACGTTTTTGCACAATCTGGCTTCTCTGTTCATTTGGTCGATATATCGCAAGAAAACCTTGATCGCGGATTGAAAACAATCGAAACCAATCTTGATAGAATGATTGCGCGTGAGAAAATTTCTGAAGCCGATAAACAACAAACCTTAAGCAACATCACAACCTTTACCGACATTTCTGAAGCTGTAAAAGAGGTAGAATTGGTTGTGGAAGCTGCAACCGAGAATTTGGATCTGAAACTAAAAATATTTCAACAGTTGGATGAAGCTGCGCCCGAAAAAGCGATCCTTGCAACCAACACTTCGTCTATCTCGATTACCAAAATTGCTTCGGTTACTAAACGCCCGAAACAAGTAATCGGTATGCATTTTATGAATCCAGTTCCTGTAATGAAATTGGTAGAAATCATTCGTGGATACGAAACATGCGATGATGTAACAAAAGCCATCATGACATTGTCTGATAAGCTTGGGAAAATACCGGTAGAAGTCAACGACTATCCTGGTTTTATTGCCAACAGAATCTTGATGCCAATGATCAACGAAGCGATTTATTCATTGTACGAAGGTGTAGCTGGTGTACGAGAAATTGATGAGGTGATGAAACTTGGAATGGCTCACCCAATGGGACCGCTACAATTGGCAGATTTCATTGGTCTTGACGTTTGTTTATCTATCTTAAATGTTCTCTACGATGGTTTCAAAAACCCTAAATATGCTCCTTGTCCATTATTGGTAAACATGGTGGTAGCTGGCAAAAAAGGAGTAAAATCTGGAGAAGGTTTCTACGATTACTCAGAATCGAAAAAGGCAGAAAAAATAGCTGCACAATTCTCCAAATAA
- a CDS encoding protein-L-isoaspartate(D-aspartate) O-methyltransferase, whose protein sequence is MPVDEFKHKGKRKQLMELLYRKGIEDEKVLKAMNNIPRHLFIDSAFEEFAYRDEAFPIASGQTISHPYTVAFQTSLLHVHEGEKVLEIGTGSGYQTAVLVELGAEVFSIERQKELYDFSRLILNKINKKPRYQTFGDGYKGLPAFAPFDKIIVTAGAPYLPEELLKQLKLGGIMVIPIGKENQKMYTYLRLDDHNFEVLEFGDYQFVPMLENTKK, encoded by the coding sequence ATGCCAGTAGATGAATTTAAGCACAAAGGAAAACGAAAACAGCTGATGGAGTTGTTGTATCGTAAAGGAATTGAAGATGAAAAGGTTCTGAAAGCGATGAATAATATCCCTAGACATCTTTTTATAGATAGTGCTTTCGAAGAGTTTGCTTACCGCGACGAAGCCTTCCCGATTGCCTCTGGGCAGACTATCTCTCACCCTTATACGGTTGCTTTTCAGACTTCGCTGTTGCATGTGCACGAAGGCGAAAAAGTGTTAGAAATTGGTACAGGTAGTGGATACCAAACAGCAGTTTTGGTAGAATTAGGTGCCGAAGTTTTTTCGATAGAAAGACAAAAAGAGTTGTATGATTTCTCTAGACTTATTCTTAATAAAATAAATAAAAAACCACGATACCAAACATTTGGTGACGGATATAAAGGTCTACCTGCATTTGCCCCGTTCGATAAAATAATCGTAACGGCTGGTGCACCTTATTTACCAGAAGAATTACTGAAACAGCTGAAATTAGGTGGAATTATGGTGATCCCAATCGGAAAAGAAAATCAGAAAATGTATACATATCTTCGGTTGGATGATCATAATTTTGAGGTATTAGAATTTGGTGATTATCAATTTGTTCCGATGCTGGAGAATACCAAAAAATAA